One genomic region from Carettochelys insculpta isolate YL-2023 chromosome 4, ASM3395843v1, whole genome shotgun sequence encodes:
- the C4H4orf36 gene encoding uncharacterized protein C4orf36 homolog — protein sequence MEYDFHRKRTVKSVLAASCYKVEDVAELALLTRRLCWEMGQTNPSLLKDICWRHALMLQPAITVECRLIPSVHTLEAERKFEAKRLNKLDHENKTAQQTESDLKGKRIGARRPLPPF from the exons ATGGAATATGATTTTCACAGAAAGAGGACAGTAAAATCTGTTTTAGCAGCAAGCTGTTACAAAGT AGAGGATGTTGCAGAACTTGCTTTGCTGACAAGGCGTTTGTGCTGGGAAATGGGACAGACAAACCCGTCTCTCCTTAAAGATATCTGTTGGCGCCACGCTTTAATGTTACAGCCAGCTATCACTGTTGAATGCAGGCTGATCCCATCAGTACACA CATTAGAGGCTGAAAGGAAGTTTGAAGCCAAAAGATTGAATAAACTTGACCACGAAAACAAGACTGCCCAGCAAACGGAATCTGACCTGAAGGGTAAGAGAATTGGTGCAAGAAGGCCACTTCCACCCTTCTGA